The Lottiidibacillus patelloidae genome window below encodes:
- a CDS encoding HD domain-containing protein: MDIIKKAKEFATKAHEGQVRKVRSNPFIEHPEGVAKILQDAGMAAEVVAAGWLHDVVEDTPYTIEDIDNEFGEKVATIVASNTEKKLEDDGNKRAWDDRKKDTINAIPEKTMEELALLIADKLDNLQSLFHDALVIEKQGEKIEDFFSKKMEDQVWYYTTIKEEVFANLDPKNEIPDFFIEYAALVEKFNKQYA; this comes from the coding sequence GTGGATATAATTAAAAAAGCGAAGGAATTTGCGACAAAAGCACATGAAGGGCAAGTCCGCAAAGTGCGAAGTAATCCATTCATCGAGCATCCAGAAGGCGTAGCGAAAATTTTACAAGATGCAGGAATGGCTGCTGAAGTGGTCGCAGCTGGCTGGCTTCACGATGTTGTCGAAGACACTCCGTATACAATTGAAGATATCGATAATGAATTTGGTGAAAAAGTAGCTACCATTGTTGCGAGCAATACAGAAAAAAAGCTTGAAGATGATGGCAACAAACGAGCGTGGGATGACAGAAAAAAAGATACAATAAACGCAATACCGGAAAAAACGATGGAAGAGCTGGCACTATTAATTGCCGATAAACTTGATAATTTACAAAGTTTATTCCATGACGCACTAGTCATCGAAAAACAAGGAGAAAAAATTGAGGATTTCTTTAGTAAGAAAATGGAAGATCAAGTGTGGTACTATACAACTATTAAAGAAGAAGTATTCGCCAATTTAGATCCAAAAAACGAAATTCCAGACTTTTTCATCGAATATGCTGCACTCGTCGAAAAATTTAATAAGCAATACGCGTAA
- a CDS encoding DUF1146 family protein encodes MELIFGQQAILSIVVHLFFIGVAWWALQALKFDLIVKTTDVLRARILFIFITIALGSAVAEFFLAYFYYSMQLKYLF; translated from the coding sequence ATGGAACTTATTTTCGGCCAACAAGCAATTTTAAGTATTGTCGTGCACCTCTTTTTCATCGGAGTAGCATGGTGGGCATTACAAGCTTTAAAGTTTGATCTAATTGTTAAAACAACGGATGTATTGCGCGCTAGAATTTTATTTATTTTTATAACGATTGCATTAGGTTCTGCAGTTGCCGAGTTCTTTTTAGCTTATTTTTATTATTCGATGCAACTAAAGTATTTATTCTAA
- a CDS encoding YwmB family TATA-box binding protein — translation MKQLAIVSFISIFGMFFSLHTFGEHSQTEVTQTATEIIEVMNQGDIEVDGWTLYARENAQKLHSEKEMQAWIAQKKEMLQSFTWTQLVKDSNGFKITATKETSVIEKVTFIMYGQKEMFSTYIIYEVTGTKWNENIAEKVNEKINVRSMQLFEEFPVIFTCIKGNAGDRMMESLDDEARKLLVDLDAKTVESLTEEHFVSYSAYSNRFDTSISTDNTAMNVQLALRNEGMGGKTTVIIGTPIITIEY, via the coding sequence ATGAAACAATTAGCAATCGTATCGTTCATATCTATTTTTGGTATGTTTTTTTCACTCCATACGTTTGGAGAACATTCACAAACTGAAGTGACACAAACAGCGACTGAAATTATCGAAGTGATGAACCAGGGCGATATTGAAGTAGATGGCTGGACGTTATATGCGCGTGAAAATGCTCAAAAGCTACATTCAGAAAAAGAGATGCAAGCATGGATTGCGCAAAAAAAAGAAATGTTACAAAGTTTCACTTGGACACAGTTGGTCAAAGATTCTAACGGCTTCAAGATTACAGCAACGAAAGAAACAAGTGTCATTGAAAAGGTAACTTTTATTATGTACGGACAGAAAGAAATGTTTTCGACGTATATTATATACGAGGTTACAGGAACTAAATGGAATGAAAACATAGCAGAAAAAGTTAATGAAAAAATAAATGTACGGTCGATGCAATTATTTGAGGAATTCCCTGTAATTTTCACTTGTATCAAAGGTAATGCGGGTGATAGAATGATGGAGTCTTTAGACGACGAAGCAAGGAAACTGTTAGTTGATCTTGATGCAAAAACAGTTGAAAGTTTAACGGAAGAGCATTTTGTATCATACTCTGCTTATAGTAACCGCTTCGACACGTCAATATCCACAGATAATACAGCAATGAATGTACAACTTGCACTGCGAAATGAAGGAATGGGCGGTAAAACAACCGTCATAATTGGCACACCAATAATAACGATTGAATATTAA
- the murA gene encoding UDP-N-acetylglucosamine 1-carboxyvinyltransferase — protein sequence MEKIIVRGGRRLKGTVRVEGAKNAVLPVIAASLLGSNNNSTIFNVPALADVYTISEVLRSLNVDVTFEDGQIKVNATKPLKTEAPFEYVRKMRASFLVMGPLLARVGHARIALPGGCAIGQRPIELHLKGFEKMGATVDIGNGYIEARVTGRLKGAKVYLDFPSVGATENIMMAATLAEGVTTIENCAKEPEIVDLANYLNAMGAKVRGAGTGMIRIEGVDSLNGTTHTIIPDRIEAGTFMCAAAITGGDVLIENAEPDHVRPLIAKLEEMGVQISEKEEGIHVVAPEQLKPVDLKTMPYPGFPTDMQSQMMALLLKASGTSMLTETVFENRFMHVEEFGRMSGNIKIEGRSAIITGPAQLQGAEVAATDLRAAAALILAGLIAEGYTRVVKLHHLDRGYVNFEAKLSALGADIERVIDDVESKDQNTLKINPNFA from the coding sequence TTGGAAAAAATAATCGTCCGTGGTGGTAGGCGTTTAAAAGGTACTGTAAGAGTTGAAGGTGCCAAAAATGCTGTATTGCCTGTCATCGCTGCATCTTTATTAGGTAGTAATAACAATAGTACGATTTTTAATGTGCCAGCTTTAGCTGATGTATATACGATAAGTGAAGTTTTACGTAGCTTAAATGTCGATGTAACATTTGAAGATGGTCAAATCAAAGTAAATGCAACAAAGCCGTTGAAAACGGAAGCACCTTTTGAATATGTGAGAAAAATGCGAGCTTCATTTTTAGTAATGGGACCGTTATTAGCGCGTGTTGGTCATGCGCGTATCGCACTTCCTGGTGGATGTGCAATTGGGCAACGTCCGATTGAACTACACTTAAAAGGATTCGAAAAAATGGGAGCAACAGTAGATATCGGAAACGGTTATATAGAAGCACGTGTAACAGGTCGCCTTAAAGGCGCAAAAGTTTATCTTGATTTCCCAAGCGTAGGTGCAACGGAAAATATCATGATGGCTGCAACACTTGCTGAAGGTGTAACAACGATTGAAAACTGTGCAAAAGAACCAGAAATCGTTGACCTTGCGAACTATTTAAACGCAATGGGTGCGAAGGTTCGCGGCGCAGGTACTGGTATGATTCGTATTGAAGGTGTTGATTCACTTAACGGTACAACACATACAATTATTCCTGACCGAATTGAAGCAGGAACATTTATGTGTGCAGCAGCAATTACAGGTGGAGATGTTCTCATTGAGAATGCAGAACCAGATCACGTACGCCCGTTAATAGCTAAGCTTGAAGAAATGGGAGTGCAAATTTCAGAAAAAGAAGAAGGGATTCACGTTGTCGCACCTGAGCAATTAAAGCCAGTTGACTTAAAGACGATGCCTTATCCTGGTTTCCCAACTGATATGCAATCACAAATGATGGCACTTCTATTAAAAGCAAGCGGCACAAGTATGTTAACAGAAACGGTATTCGAAAATCGCTTCATGCACGTCGAAGAATTTGGACGTATGAGCGGTAACATCAAAATCGAAGGTCGTTCTGCCATCATAACTGGGCCAGCGCAATTACAAGGTGCTGAAGTAGCTGCAACAGATTTACGTGCAGCAGCTGCATTAATTCTTGCTGGTTTAATTGCTGAAGGATATACACGTGTTGTAAAACTACATCACTTAGATCGCGGTTACGTTAATTTTGAAGCTAAACTATCTGCTTTAGGCGCTGACATCGAAAGAGTCATCGATGATGTAGAAAGTAAAGATCAAAACACATTAAAAATCAATCCTAATTTTGCATAA